The Caulobacter sp. FWC26 genome contains a region encoding:
- the serA gene encoding phosphoglycerate dehydrogenase, whose translation MTAPRVLIADKLSPAAVEIFKNRGLDFDIKTGLSKDELIAVIGDYDGIAIRSGAKLDKDVIAAAHKLRVIARAGIGVDNVDIPAATAKGIVVMNTPFGNSITTAEHAIAMMFALARQIPAADASTQAGKWEKNRFMGVELYAKTLGLIGAGNIGGIVADRALGLKMKVVAYDPFLSPERAVEMGVEKVELEDLLARADVITLHTPLTDKTRNILSAENLAKTKKGVMIVNCARGGLVDEAALRQLLDDGHVAGAAFDVFTVEPAKENPLFGSDKVVATPHLGASTNEAQENVALQVAEQVSDYLLTGAVTNALNSPSITAEEAPKLKPFVALAEKIGAFAGQMVDFGVKAIDIAYEGEVSNLNVKPMTSAALAGVLKPMLAEINMVSAPAIAKERGITVSESRQEVSPTYDSLMRVTITTEKGKRAFAGTVIAGAPRIVEVKGMELDAAFSPAMLYVNNLDKPGFIGALGMMLGEAGVNIATFNLGRVAADEDAIALVGIDQAPDAGLLAKIQALPHVKEARALTF comes from the coding sequence ATGACCGCTCCCCGCGTCCTCATCGCCGACAAGCTCAGCCCCGCCGCCGTCGAGATCTTCAAGAACCGCGGCCTCGACTTCGATATCAAGACCGGCCTGTCCAAGGACGAGCTGATCGCCGTGATCGGCGACTATGACGGCATCGCCATCCGCTCGGGCGCCAAGCTCGACAAGGACGTGATCGCCGCCGCCCACAAGCTGCGCGTCATCGCCCGCGCCGGCATCGGCGTCGACAATGTCGACATCCCGGCCGCCACGGCCAAGGGCATCGTGGTGATGAACACGCCCTTCGGCAACTCGATCACCACGGCCGAGCACGCCATCGCCATGATGTTCGCCCTGGCCCGCCAGATCCCCGCCGCCGACGCCTCGACCCAAGCCGGCAAGTGGGAGAAGAACCGCTTCATGGGCGTGGAGCTCTACGCCAAGACCCTGGGCCTGATCGGCGCCGGCAACATCGGCGGCATCGTCGCCGACCGGGCGCTGGGCCTGAAGATGAAGGTCGTGGCCTACGACCCCTTCCTCTCGCCCGAACGCGCCGTCGAGATGGGCGTCGAGAAGGTCGAGCTGGAAGACCTGCTGGCCCGCGCCGATGTCATCACCCTGCACACCCCGCTGACCGACAAGACCCGCAATATCCTGTCGGCCGAGAACCTGGCCAAGACCAAGAAGGGCGTGATGATCGTCAACTGCGCCCGTGGCGGCCTGGTCGACGAGGCGGCCCTGCGTCAGCTGCTGGACGACGGCCACGTCGCCGGTGCGGCCTTCGACGTGTTCACCGTCGAGCCGGCCAAGGAAAACCCGCTGTTCGGTTCGGACAAGGTCGTGGCCACCCCGCACCTGGGCGCCAGCACCAATGAAGCTCAGGAGAACGTCGCCCTGCAGGTCGCCGAACAGGTTTCGGACTATCTGCTGACCGGCGCGGTCACCAACGCTCTGAACAGCCCCTCGATCACGGCCGAGGAAGCCCCCAAGCTGAAGCCGTTCGTGGCCCTGGCCGAGAAGATCGGCGCCTTTGCCGGCCAGATGGTCGACTTCGGCGTCAAGGCCATCGACATTGCCTATGAGGGCGAGGTGTCGAACCTCAACGTCAAGCCGATGACCTCGGCCGCCCTGGCCGGCGTGCTGAAGCCGATGCTGGCCGAGATCAACATGGTTTCGGCCCCGGCCATCGCCAAGGAGCGCGGCATCACCGTCTCGGAGAGCCGCCAGGAAGTCAGCCCCACCTATGACAGCCTGATGCGCGTGACCATCACCACCGAGAAGGGTAAGCGCGCCTTCGCCGGCACGGTGATCGCCGGCGCGCCGCGCATCGTCGAGGTCAAGGGCATGGAGCTGGACGCGGCCTTCTCGCCGGCCATGCTGTACGTCAACAACCTGGACAAGCCGGGCTTCATCGGCGCGCTGGGCATGATGCTGGGCGAAGCGGGCGTCAACATCGCCACCTTCAACCTGGGCCGCGTGGCCGCCGACGAGGACGCCATCGCTCTCGTCGGGATCGACCAGGCGCCGGACGCGGGCCTGCTGGCCAAGATCCAGGCGCTCCCGCACGTGAAGGAAGCCCGCGCTCTGACGTTCTAA
- a CDS encoding phosphoserine transaminase, with translation MTTTLAKPAIRPARPEFSSGPCAKRPGWTPENLRNAVLGRSHRSKLGKARLKAAIDQTREVLEVPADFLIGIVAGSDTGAVEMAMWSMLGARPVQLLAFESFGKDWVTDVTKQLKLPDVEVLSAPYGQLPDTSKVDPAKDLVFTWNGTTSGVRVPNADFISADREGITICDATSAAFAQDLDWAKLDVVTFSWQKALGGEGAHGILILSPRAVARLESYTPAWPMPKLFRMTKNGKIAADIFEGATINTPSMLCVEDALDALKWASSIGGLQAMQARADQNLKVLADWVAKTPWVDFLAATPEIRSNTSVCLKVVDPKICALPEDAQADFAKKLASLLEKEGAALDIGGYRDAPAGLRIWCGATVEASDLEALTPWLDWAFATVCAELAAA, from the coding sequence ATGACCACGACCCTCGCCAAGCCGGCGATCCGCCCGGCTCGCCCCGAGTTCTCTTCCGGCCCCTGCGCCAAGCGCCCTGGCTGGACCCCCGAAAATCTCAGAAACGCCGTCTTGGGTCGTTCGCACCGCTCGAAGCTGGGCAAGGCGCGCCTGAAGGCCGCCATCGACCAGACGCGCGAAGTGCTGGAAGTCCCGGCCGACTTCCTGATCGGCATCGTCGCCGGCTCGGACACCGGCGCCGTCGAAATGGCGATGTGGTCGATGCTGGGCGCGCGCCCCGTGCAACTGCTGGCCTTCGAGTCCTTCGGCAAGGACTGGGTCACGGACGTCACCAAGCAACTGAAGCTGCCCGACGTCGAGGTGCTGAGCGCCCCGTACGGCCAGCTGCCCGACACCTCCAAGGTCGATCCGGCCAAGGACCTCGTCTTCACCTGGAACGGCACGACCTCGGGCGTGCGCGTCCCGAACGCCGACTTCATCTCGGCCGACCGTGAAGGCATCACCATCTGCGACGCCACCTCTGCGGCCTTCGCCCAGGACCTGGACTGGGCCAAGCTCGATGTCGTGACCTTCTCCTGGCAGAAGGCGCTGGGCGGCGAGGGCGCGCACGGGATCCTGATCCTGTCGCCGCGCGCCGTGGCCCGCCTGGAAAGCTACACCCCCGCCTGGCCGATGCCGAAGCTGTTCCGCATGACCAAGAACGGGAAGATCGCCGCCGACATCTTCGAAGGCGCGACGATCAACACGCCCTCGATGCTGTGCGTGGAAGACGCGTTGGACGCCCTGAAATGGGCCTCGTCCATCGGCGGTCTGCAGGCCATGCAGGCCCGCGCCGACCAGAACCTGAAGGTGCTGGCCGACTGGGTGGCCAAGACCCCGTGGGTCGATTTCCTCGCGGCGACGCCGGAAATTCGCTCGAACACCTCGGTGTGCCTGAAGGTCGTGGATCCCAAGATCTGCGCCCTGCCGGAAGACGCCCAGGCCGACTTCGCCAAGAAGCTGGCCAGCCTGCTCGAGAAGGAGGGCGCGGCCCTCGACATCGGCGGCTATCGCGACGCCCCGGCCGGCCTGCGCATCTGGTGCGGCGCCACGGTCGAAGCTTCGGACCTTGAGGCCCTGACGCCCTGGCTCGACTGGGCCTTCGCCACCGTCTGCGCCGAACTGGCCGCTGCTTAA